The Hemibagrus wyckioides isolate EC202008001 linkage group LG12, SWU_Hwy_1.0, whole genome shotgun sequence genome includes a window with the following:
- the srebf2 gene encoding sterol regulatory element-binding protein 2: MDGGGFIMDNMDPTLSELGDEFTLGDIDEMLQFVSNNSEFSDLFDDPMQTGPAHAVQSTNPITMTTTTSAPAAVATPTTRTPVQSIAINQQSRTTPLLQPRPQPQTHIQVAATSVPLQTQTIASFPVQTQTLQTQTQTVMITPTAPQQRFIQNPVICHQNPNAAFQVLQPQMPSIVTSPQVQPMAIQHQRLLTPAAQTIQTISAAPAAVHTVAPQVQQVPVLVHQPQILKTDSLVLTTMQNPTGITTLTAPIQTAVQFPTLVGSNILTTVPVVMGGGDKLPIKQLPSSPAQCTNVSRPVPEQSTPVAMGMGGVVKEGERRTTHNIIEKRYRSSINDKILELRDLVMGNDTKMHKSGVLRKAIDYIKYLQQVNQKLRQENLTLKMASQKHKSVCVVDEVSVMTPPPSDSGSASPQFSIDSEPNSPLLEPLKSEPASPPSVGVMDRSRVLLCALTFLCVSLNPLPSLLGSDPSPSWPGGESIIRSRSLVWLPAQTQNFGAWLWCVLPWMMVWVLSAVGVVWGCVRILYLWEPVTPLHSPTSVMFWRHRKQADLHLQRGDYSAAVGSLETCLSVLSRALPSTTFDLACSLSWNLIRYCLHRPTPLGWLVRLIGGKHEGEESQISSRDAALVYHQLGQLQLTGKLSERSSMWGVCVCLNAVNLSESARGKMAPTEHAQIYITTTISLRKTALGKQITFLPGYLLSCAESLFSDSKPPDCLRWLFSPLARQFFLSCDWSVKAENCEGVFSSEREQVDPIAQLHRRFCEKLLERAVHTLIQPHTDTEGVKQREESGEFSGVMEFLQLLNSCTDDSTSPASPFPALANQNSASVSDPVCRWWALVLKAAVHWLQRDDVSVRSLLAEAERMPRALHSLDHPLPKAVLALCKAMQMSVCPQKGEGTLGCLTHCNRASAYLHNSITQTPTHTWLHKGAELLVCDLLLTLRTSLWQRGGGANGEPSPAPSPQLAGFQRDLSSLRKLGQGYTQVQHKVFLHETTVRLMAGASPTRTHQLLEHSLRRRTHSYKDGVCVPGERERAHAIMLVCRHLPLSLHRTHLLAHAKHTLQRVGDIHTLHAIAAS; this comes from the exons ATGGACGGCGGAGGATTTATAATGGATAATATGGACCCGACTCTGTCGGAGCTGGGAGATGAGTTCACTCTGGGAGACATCGACG agATGCTGCAGTTTGTCAGTAATAACTCAGAGTTTTCTGATCTATTTGATGACCCCATGCAAACTGGACCAGCACATGCAGTACAGTCCACCAATCCCATCACCATGACGACCACCACTTCTGCTCCCGCTGCAGTAGCCACACCCACCACCCGTACACCTGTACAAAGCATTGCGATCAATCAGCAGAGCCGAACAACACCGTTACTACAGCCTCGACCGCAgccccaaacacacatacag GTCGCAGCCACTTCAGTTCCTCTGCAGACGCAGACTATAGCCAGTTTTCCTGTGCAGACGCAGACGCTGCAGACACAAACTCAGACTGTGATGATCACTCCAACTGCACCACAGCAACGATTCATACAAAACCCTGTCATCTGCCACCAGAACCCCAATGCTGCTTTTCAgg TCCTCCAACCACAGATGCCGAGCATTGTGACATCACCACAGGTTCAGCCAATGGCAATCCAGCATCAGCGTCTGTTGACCCCTGCAGCTCAGACCATTCAGACGATCTCTGCAGCACCTGCTGCTGTTCACACTGTAGCACCTCAGGTGCAGCAGGTTCCT GTGTTGGTGCACCAGCCTCAGATTTTGAAGACAGACTCACTGGTTTTGACGACGATGCAAAATCCAACTGGAATTACAACACTTACTGCACCCATACAAACTGCTGTTCAGTTTCCA aCTCTGGTGGGCAGTAACATCCTCACAACTGTCCCGGTGGTAATGGGAGGTGGTGACAAGCTGCCAATCAAACAGCTCCCTTCTAGCCCCGCCCAGTGCACCAACGTGAGCAGGCCAGTGCCGGAGCAGAGTACCCCGGTTGCCATGGGAATGGGCGGTGTggtgaaagagggagagaggaggacaacacacaacatcatagAGAAGCGATATCGCTCGTCCATCAACGACAAAATTCTGGAGCTGCGTGACCTCGTCATGGGCAACGACACCAAG atGCATAAGTCTGGTGTGTTACGGAAGGCGATCGACTACATCAAATACCTGCAGCAGGTGAACCAGAAACTGAGGCAGGAGAACCTGACACTGAAGATGGCCAGCCAGAAGCACA agtcggtgtgtgtggtggacgAGGTGTCTGTTATGACTCCGCCCCCATCTGACTCGGGTTCTGCCTCTCCTCAGTTCAGCATCGACTCGGAACCCAACAGCCCACTTCTTGagccg CTGAAGAGTGAGCCAGCCTCACCCCCGTCAGTGGGTGTAATGGATCGTTCCAGAGTGCTGCTGTGTGCGCTCACTTTCCTGTGTGTGTCCCTGAACCCTCTGCCCTCGCTCCTCGGCTCTGACCCCAGCCCCTCCTGGCCTGGAGGAGAATCCATCATACGCTCACGCTCACTCGTGTGGCTGCCTGCACAAACACAGAACTTTG gGGCGtggctgtggtgtgtgttgccGTGGATGATGGTGTGGGTGTTGAGTGCAGTGGGTGTGGTTTGGGGATGTGTGAGAATTCTGTATCTATGGGAACCGGTCACACCCCTTCACTCACCCACATCAGTGATGTTTTGGAGACATAGGAAACAAGCTGACCTACACCTGCAGAgg GGTGATTATAGTGCTGCAGTGGGCAGTTTAGAgacctgtctctctgtgttgtcCAGAGCTCTGCCCTCTACCACCTTTGACCTTGCTTGTTCACTTTCCTGGAATTTGATTCGTTACTGCTTACATAGACCCACCCCTCTAGGCTGGCTGGTGCGTCTGATTGGTGGGAAGCATGAGGGGGAGGAGTCTCAGATCAGCTCCAGAGATGCAGCACTGGTTTATCACCAATTAGGCCAGCTGCAgctcacag gtaagcTGTCGGAGCGCAGTTctatgtggggtgtgtgtgtgtgtctgaacgcAGTCAATCTGAGTGAGAGTGCCAGAGGGAAAATGGCTCCTACTGAGCATGCTCAGAtctacatcaccaccaccatctcacTGCGGAAAACTGCACTGGGAAAACAAATAACCTTCctgcct GGGTATCTACTCAGCTGTGCAGAGAGTTTGTTTTCAGACTCGAAGCCTCCTGATTGTCTGCGCTGGCTCTTCAGTCCATTGGCCAGACAGTTTTTCCtgagctgtgattggtcagtgaagGCCGAGAACTGTGAAGGAGTGTTTTCATCTGAAAGAgaacaag tggaCCCTATTGCACAGCTGCATCGGCGTTTCTGTGAGAAGCTTCTGGAGAGAGCTGTACACACTCTGATCCAgcctcacactgacactgagggagtgaagcagagagaggagagcgG agaGTTCAGTGGTGTGATGGAGTTTCTGCAGCTGTTGAACAGCTGTACTGATGACTCCACCTCCCCAGCTTCACCTTTCCCAGCACTGGCCAATCAGAACTCAGCTTCAG tgtctGACCCCGTGTGTCGCTGGTGGGCATTGGTCCTGAAGGCTGCTGTTCATTGGCTGCAGCGTGATGATGTGTCTGTGAGGTCACTACTGGCGGAGGCGGAGCGAATGCCAAGAGCActgcattctctgga tcacccGTTGCCCAAGGCCGTGTTGGCGCTCTGTAAAGCGAtgcagatgagtgtgtgtcctCAGAAGGGAGAGGGAACACTGGGCTGCCTCACACACTGCAACAGAGCCAGTGCTTACCTGCACAACagcatcacacaaacacctacacacacctggctACACAAG ggggcggagcttttgGTGTGTGATCTCCTACTGACCCTAAGGACCAGCCTCTGGCAGCGTGGAGGTGGGGCTAATGGAGAACCAAGCCCCGCCCCTTCTCCCCAGTTGGCTGGATTTCAGAGGGACCTGAGCTCTCTGCGTAAACTGGGACAGGGTTACACACAGGTCCAGCACAAG GTGTTCCTGCATGAGACCACTGTGAGGCTGATGGCCGGGGCAAGTCCAACTCGCACACACCAGTTACTGGAGCACAGTCTGCGCAGAAGAACACACAGCtataaag atggagtgtgtgttccagGGGAACGCGAGCGCGCTCATGCCATCATGCTAGTGTGTCGTCACCTACCCTTGTCCCTGCACCGCACACACCTGCTGGCTcatgctaaacacacactgcagagagtgggggacatacacacactgcacgctATAGCTgcctcataa